A window of Plantibacter sp. PA-3-X8 genomic DNA:
AGATCGTCGTCGAGGCGCCGAACTACCGCAAGTAGGCACCCGCACGAACACCGACGGTCCGGCAGGCTTCCGCCTGCCGGACCGTCCTCGTTCCAGGCGACCGGTAGGCTGGTGCGGTGAGCATGGATATTGAGATCGGCCGGTCAAAGCGCGCACGGCGCGCCTACGCGTTCGACGACATCGCCGTCGTCCCGTCGCGGCGGACCCGCGACCCACAGGACGTCTCGGTGTCCTGGTCGATCGACGCCTACCAGTTCGAGATCCCGGTGCTCGCAGCACCGATGGACTCCGTCGTCTCGCCGACGACCGCGATCATGATGGGCCAGCTCGGCGGCGTCGGCGTCCTCGACCTCGAGGGCCTCTGGACGCGGTACGAAGACCCTGAGCCGCTGCTCGCCGAGATCCGGTCGTTGCCGGTCGGCCGCGCGACCGCGCGCATGCAGGAGATCTACTCGGAGCCCATCAAGCCCGAACTCGTCAGGGCCCGGCTCGCCGAGATCCGCGCGGCCGGAGTCACCGTCGCCGCCGCCCTCTCGCCGCAGCGCACGCAGGAGCTCTACGAGACGGTCGTCGCCGCAGGGGTCGACCTCTTCGTCATCCGCGGCACCACCGTGTCCGCCGAGCACGTCTCCAAGAACCAGGAGCCGCTCAACCTCAAGAAGTTCATCTACGAGCTCGACGTCCCCGTGATCGTCGGTGGCGCGGCCACGTACACCGCGGCCCTGCACCTCATGCGGACCGGGGCGGCCGGTGTGCTCGTCGGCTTCGGTGGCGGTGCGGCCTCCACCACGCGGGCCTCGCTCGGCATCCACGCCCCGATGGCGACCGCCGTGGCCGACGTCGCCGGTGCGCGTCGCGACTACCTCGACGAGTCCGGCGGCCGCTACGTGCACGTCATCGCCGACGGCGGTCTCGGGACCTCGGGCGACATCGTCAAGGCCGTCGCGATGGGTGCCGACGCCGTCATGCTCGGGACCGCATTGGCCCGCGCCACGGACGCACCCGGCGGTGGCTGGCACTGGGGTGCCGAGGCGCACCACCTGCACCTGCCGCGCGGTCGCCGTGTCGAGGTCGGCACCGTCGCGACCCTCGAGGAGATCCTGTACGGCCCGTCACCGAAGTCGGACGGTACGGCCAACCTCATCGGCGCGCTCCGTCGCTCGATGGCCACGACCGGCTACTCCGACCTCAAGGAGTTCCAGCGGGTCGAGGTCGTCGTCGCGCCGTACCAGGGCGCCTAGCCCTGCCGGAAGCGAGCCGCTTCCGCAAGCGGTTGTCGGGTCGCATCGCGCCGACTAGCCTCTGAGGCAGAGCCTCGTGGACGAGCACCTGCCTCCGGCAGGATCATCGCGAGGGCGGTTCCAGC
This region includes:
- a CDS encoding GuaB3 family IMP dehydrogenase-related protein — translated: MDIEIGRSKRARRAYAFDDIAVVPSRRTRDPQDVSVSWSIDAYQFEIPVLAAPMDSVVSPTTAIMMGQLGGVGVLDLEGLWTRYEDPEPLLAEIRSLPVGRATARMQEIYSEPIKPELVRARLAEIRAAGVTVAAALSPQRTQELYETVVAAGVDLFVIRGTTVSAEHVSKNQEPLNLKKFIYELDVPVIVGGAATYTAALHLMRTGAAGVLVGFGGGAASTTRASLGIHAPMATAVADVAGARRDYLDESGGRYVHVIADGGLGTSGDIVKAVAMGADAVMLGTALARATDAPGGGWHWGAEAHHLHLPRGRRVEVGTVATLEEILYGPSPKSDGTANLIGALRRSMATTGYSDLKEFQRVEVVVAPYQGA